From the genome of Actinacidiphila yeochonensis CN732, one region includes:
- a CDS encoding CPBP family intramembrane glutamic endopeptidase, with the protein MLRSETLIVLALSLGASGISAVISFIGSVTRPGALKNQAATLVGSQAPGRPWLDLAWQVFAIATALAPVALVAHLLARERVGMPAIGFDRRQPGRDLARGAVIAAVIGGTGLAFYLGVRAAGFNLTVVPESLPAVWWRIPVLIASAVQNAVLEEVIVVGYLLRRLDQLGWSPRASLAGSAVLRGSYHLYQGLGGMVGNMVMGTVFVLLYRRWGRIGPLVAAHSLIDSVAFVGYALLAGKVGWLPTG; encoded by the coding sequence ATGCTGCGCAGTGAGACGCTGATCGTCCTGGCGCTGTCGCTGGGCGCCAGCGGGATCTCCGCCGTGATCAGCTTCATCGGCTCGGTGACCCGTCCCGGAGCGCTGAAGAACCAGGCGGCGACCCTCGTCGGCTCCCAGGCCCCCGGCCGCCCGTGGCTCGACCTCGCGTGGCAGGTCTTCGCCATCGCCACCGCGCTGGCCCCGGTCGCGCTCGTCGCCCACCTGCTGGCCCGGGAGCGGGTCGGCATGCCGGCGATCGGCTTCGACCGCCGCCAGCCGGGTCGCGACCTGGCCCGGGGCGCGGTGATCGCGGCGGTGATCGGCGGCACCGGCCTGGCGTTCTACCTGGGCGTGCGGGCCGCGGGCTTCAACCTCACCGTCGTACCCGAGTCGCTGCCCGCCGTGTGGTGGCGCATCCCGGTACTGATCGCCTCCGCCGTGCAGAACGCGGTCCTCGAAGAGGTCATCGTCGTCGGCTACCTGCTGCGGCGACTGGACCAGCTGGGCTGGAGCCCGCGCGCCTCGCTGGCCGGCAGCGCGGTACTGCGCGGCTCGTACCACCTCTACCAGGGGCTCGGCGGCATGGTCGGGAACATGGTGATGGGCACGGTGTTCGTGCTGCTCTACCGGCGCTGGGGCCGGATCGGCCCGCTGGTCGCCGCCCACTCGCTGATCGACTCCGTGGCCTTCGTCGGCTACGCGCTGCTGGCCGGCAAGGTCGGCTGGCTGCCCACCGGCTGA
- a CDS encoding PhzF family phenazine biosynthesis protein has translation MRIRMVDAFTDRPFAGNPAGVLLLDAGGFPADGWLQQVAAELNLSETAFAHPVPGGGVEGAGEYALRWFTPTAEVGLCGHATLATAHVLRTTGAASGPVRFYSRAGVLTATTAGDGTVTLDFPAAPLSPAEPPEGLAAMLGAEPLTVLDTGPDCGDLLVEVADEAAVRALAPDFAGLARVSRRGVIATAAAADPGAGYDFVSRGFFPSVGIDEDPVTGSAHTALAPFWAERLGRTELTGYQASARGGFVRTRLRGDRVELSGSAVTVIDGELHAVP, from the coding sequence ATGCGCATTCGCATGGTCGACGCCTTCACCGACCGCCCCTTCGCCGGCAATCCGGCCGGCGTGCTGCTGCTGGACGCGGGCGGCTTCCCCGCGGACGGGTGGCTCCAGCAGGTGGCGGCGGAGCTCAACCTCTCGGAGACGGCGTTCGCGCACCCCGTGCCGGGCGGCGGCGTCGAGGGCGCGGGCGAGTACGCGCTCCGCTGGTTCACCCCGACCGCCGAGGTGGGGCTGTGCGGGCACGCCACCCTGGCGACGGCCCACGTGCTGCGGACGACCGGGGCGGCCTCCGGCCCGGTGCGCTTTTACTCCCGCGCGGGTGTGCTGACGGCCACGACCGCCGGGGACGGCACGGTCACCCTGGACTTCCCCGCCGCGCCGCTGAGCCCGGCCGAGCCGCCCGAGGGCCTGGCCGCGATGCTCGGCGCCGAGCCGCTGACGGTCCTGGACACCGGGCCGGACTGCGGCGACCTGCTGGTCGAGGTGGCGGACGAGGCGGCAGTGCGCGCGCTGGCCCCCGACTTCGCCGGGCTGGCCCGCGTCTCGCGGCGCGGCGTGATCGCCACAGCCGCGGCGGCCGACCCGGGAGCCGGGTACGACTTCGTCTCGCGCGGCTTCTTCCCCTCCGTCGGTATCGACGAGGACCCGGTGACGGGAAGCGCCCACACCGCGCTGGCGCCGTTCTGGGCCGAGCGGTTGGGCCGTACCGAGCTGACCGGCTACCAGGCGTCGGCCCGCGGCGGCTTCGTCCGCACCAGGCTGCGCGGCGACCGGGTGGAGCTGTCCGGCAGCGCGGTGACCGTGATCGACGGCGAGCTGCACGCGGTGCCGTAG
- a CDS encoding DUF1059 domain-containing protein, with protein MRKVVDCREMPSESNCTLAISGEEDEVVRAAGEHAASVHGHENTPELREQIRTTLKDEAPQHA; from the coding sequence ATGCGGAAGGTCGTCGACTGCCGGGAAATGCCGAGCGAATCGAACTGCACGCTTGCGATCTCCGGGGAAGAGGACGAGGTGGTGCGCGCGGCCGGTGAACACGCCGCGTCCGTGCACGGCCACGAGAACACACCGGAGCTGCGCGAGCAGATCAGGACGACGCTGAAGGACGAGGCGCCCCAACACGCCTGA
- a CDS encoding bifunctional helix-turn-helix transcriptional regulator/GNAT family N-acetyltransferase, producing MQASQISQVRRFNRAVTERMGVLQDRYLGRDRPYGEARLLWEVGEEGRDVRSLRERLGLDSGYTSRLLRALEDDGLVTVEPRAEDRRTRTVRLTEAGRAEWAALEESSDALAAELLTPLSPEQRTRLAGAMADVERLLTASLVTLEPVAPDHPDAEWCLRRYFAELQGLFDTGFDPARSLLPDAGELKPPNGVFLLARLHGEPVGCAGLKLPAHAPAEIKRMWVAPDARRLGLARRFLRELEARAVDHGRLLLRLDTNRVLDAAVALYRATGFEEVAAFNDEPYAHHWFEKRIGPSARPAAEA from the coding sequence ATGCAGGCTTCGCAGATCTCCCAGGTGCGCCGGTTCAACCGCGCCGTCACCGAGCGCATGGGTGTGCTCCAGGACCGCTACCTCGGCCGCGACCGGCCCTACGGGGAGGCCCGGCTGCTGTGGGAGGTGGGCGAGGAGGGCCGCGACGTGCGGTCGCTGCGCGAGCGGCTGGGGCTCGACTCCGGCTACACCAGCCGGCTGCTGCGGGCACTGGAGGACGACGGGCTGGTGACCGTCGAGCCGCGCGCCGAGGACCGGCGCACCCGTACCGTCCGCCTCACCGAGGCGGGCCGCGCGGAGTGGGCGGCGCTGGAGGAGAGCAGCGACGCGCTGGCCGCCGAACTGCTCACCCCGCTCAGCCCGGAGCAGCGGACCCGGCTGGCCGGCGCCATGGCCGACGTCGAACGCCTGCTGACCGCCTCGCTCGTCACCCTGGAGCCGGTGGCCCCCGACCACCCCGACGCCGAGTGGTGCCTGCGCCGCTACTTCGCCGAGCTCCAGGGGCTCTTCGACACCGGCTTCGACCCGGCCCGCAGCCTGCTGCCCGACGCGGGCGAGCTCAAGCCGCCGAACGGGGTGTTCCTGCTCGCGCGGCTGCACGGCGAGCCCGTCGGCTGTGCCGGCCTCAAGCTGCCCGCGCACGCGCCGGCCGAGATCAAGCGGATGTGGGTCGCCCCGGACGCCCGGCGGCTCGGCCTGGCCCGCCGCTTCCTGCGCGAGCTGGAGGCCCGCGCGGTCGACCACGGCCGGCTGCTGCTGCGACTGGACACCAACCGGGTGCTCGACGCCGCCGTCGCCCTCTACCGCGCCACCGGGTTCGAGGAGGTGGCGGCCTTCAACGACGAGCCCTACGCCCACCACTGGTTCGAGAAGCGCATCGGACCGTCCGCCCGTCCGGCGGCCGAGGCGTAG